In Leptolyngbya sp. NIES-2104, the genomic window TGATGTAACACTGCCGCCAGCGTAATAATCGCGCCCAACTTGGCAAATTCCGAAGGCTGAATCCCAAACCCGAACAATCCGAGCCATCGCTGCGCCCCTTTCGCCTCTAATCCCATGATCATCACCAGGAGAAGCGAAACATTCGTGATGCCATAAATCCACCACTTCCAGGGAAGCAGGGCATCATAACGCAACCGCGCCAGCACGAAGACGAGAACCATTCCGACACTGCCAATCAAGAGATGAAAAATCCAATCTTGACGCTCGGTATGTGCCAGTTGAACGCTGTGAACCATCACTCCGCCTAAAGCAGTCAGCGCCAGGACTGCCCCAAGGAGGTACCAATCCATTCCTTGCCAGGGTTGGAGCCAGGGACGAAGCGGAGAAGATTTCTTTTTCCGAAACATAGAAAATGACTTATGCGAGGGCTGCAACCGATACTTTAGCAGCAATTTGCTGAGCGATTTGGGTTAACGCCTTCGCCGAAGCAGAATCCGGATCACCGACCACGATCGGCACTCCTTGATCGCCGCCCTCACGCAAGGGAATCTCTAACGGCACACAGCCCAACAGCGGGATATTTAACTCATTTGCAGTCTTTTCGCCGCCTGCGGAACCGAAAATATCATATTGTCGATCGGGCATATCCGGCGGAATAAAGTAGCTCATATTCTCAACAATTCCCAGCACCGGAACATTGAGCTGCTGGAACATCTTTAAGCCGCGTCGAGAATCAAGTAAAGCGACCGTCTGCGGAGTCGTCACGATCACCGCGCCCGCCATCGGAACCGCTTGCGCTAACGTCAATTGAGCATCTCCTGTTCCTGGTGGCATATCCACGATCAGATAGTCCAAATCACCCCAGGTCACTTGATAGAGAAATTGACGAATCACACCATTCAACATCGGACCGCGCCAGATCACAGGCTGATCTTTGTCGATCAAAAATCCCATCGAAACGAGCTTCACCCCGTGATTAAAGGCAGGCTCTAACACTTCACCTTGAGCCGTTTGCCGGACTGCAACACCCGAACCTTCTAGACCCAACATCATGGGCGCATTGGGTCCGTAAATGTCCGCATCAATTAATCCAACTTTCGCGCCTGCTTGAGCGAGTGCAACCGCGACATTAACCGCGATCGAGCTTTTTCCAACTCCCCCTTTCCCACTCGAAATCGCGATGATATTCTTCACGCCATCGATTCCAGTCCGATCGGGCAATCCTTTCTGATGCGGCGTTTCTGCGGTCACTTCCACTTCGATTGATTCCACACCGGGAAGCGTTTTCACGGCTCTTTCGCAGTCTTCCACAATGAATTGGCGCAATGGGCAAGCGGGAGTGGTGAGAACCAACGTGAAGCGGACTTTACCTTGGTCGATCGACACATTCCGAATCATGTTCAACGCCACCAAACTCTTCTGAAGTTCGGGGTCTTGAACAGGTTTAAGGACTTCTAAAACGGATTCTGCGCTAAGGGTATCTAACATGAGCGTGTAAAAGTCGATCAGGGTTGTATGTCGATCTTACCGCTCTTGATCGTTAGAAATCGAAACAGCTTTGTTGAGTCGATTTTGAATTGTCGATCGGTTGCTCTGCCGCGTGTGCCAAATCTTCCGCCACTCGTGACGCATACGGCTTAATAATCGACCAGATCAGCGGTGAAAGCCACCCTTGCAGCGTCACCGAATAAGCAATACTTGTCCCCGAAACCGTCGATTTCACCTCGTAGCGAATCCGCTCTTCAATCCCTGGAATCGCAATAATCCGCACACTTAATAATTCTCTCGGATCAACTCGCT contains:
- a CDS encoding Mrp/NBP35 family ATP-binding protein, which codes for MLDTLSAESVLEVLKPVQDPELQKSLVALNMIRNVSIDQGKVRFTLVLTTPACPLRQFIVEDCERAVKTLPGVESIEVEVTAETPHQKGLPDRTGIDGVKNIIAISSGKGGVGKSSIAVNVAVALAQAGAKVGLIDADIYGPNAPMMLGLEGSGVAVRQTAQGEVLEPAFNHGVKLVSMGFLIDKDQPVIWRGPMLNGVIRQFLYQVTWGDLDYLIVDMPPGTGDAQLTLAQAVPMAGAVIVTTPQTVALLDSRRGLKMFQQLNVPVLGIVENMSYFIPPDMPDRQYDIFGSAGGEKTANELNIPLLGCVPLEIPLREGGDQGVPIVVGDPDSASAKALTQIAQQIAAKVSVAALA
- a CDS encoding SRPBCC family protein — its product is MLNFPWKFFYRKQRRVRSTLARSYQAVSSASVDDLWRKVIDLADVSWHPLISRTNVPRGQVAKPGLIYEAVTRLGPLPIRIFVERVDPRELLSVRIIAIPGIEERIRYEVKSTVSGTSIAYSVTLQGWLSPLIWSIIKPYASRVAEDLAHAAEQPIDNSKSTQQSCFDF